The DNA region CTGTTGCGTCGGGCCTGCTGGGCGGCGGCACTGCACAGGCATACGACGTCGAGTCCGGAACCTTCGCCTTCAGCGGGGATGCCGGCGAGTACATCAGCGCCGGACAGTCGTACTCCTACACCGATGGCGAGGGCTCCCAGGACGGAATGACCGTCCAGGGCTACACCACCAGCGACGGTCTCGGAACCGGCGTCGGCGTGTTTGTCGACAGTGCCAACGGCGACACGTGGTCCTTGCACCTTGAGGCACCGTGGGGCCCGTCCCAGCCGCTGGTGCCCGGCACCTACACCGGCGCCAAGGCCAATCCGGCCCCGGGCGAGCCCCGGATCGAGCTCAGAGGCAACGGCCGGGACTGTCTTGCCGAGGGCTCCTTCACCATCCGCTCCGTGGAGTTCGCGACCCACGGTTATGTGAAGGCTCTCGACGCTTCCTTCGAGCAGCATTGTCCGGGAGCCACAGAGTCGGTGCGCGGCGAAGTTCGCCTGAACAGTCCGGAGCCGCCCGCCGAGACCGTGGTTGGGCTGCAGGTCGCCGCCGACGGCATCGCCGACAGGGGCACCGGGAAGGCTGTCGTCCACGGCACGGTCACATGCAATTCGCCTGTCACGGTCGAGTCGTACGGCACAGTGAGCCAGACCGTCGACGCCTCCACGGTCCGCGGCTCGTACAGCACAAAGGTGGCGTGTGTGCCGGGCGAACCCACACCGTGGACCGCGCAGGCGACGCCCACGGGCAGCGCACCGTTCCAGCGCGGCGAGGCCACCGTGATTGCCCGCACCACCGGCACGGACCCGTTCTACGGCCACACGATCACGGCTGACTACAGCGGCTCGCTCCAACTCGACAGGAAGTAACGGCTGCGCCGCTCACCTTGAGTGCGGACACGTCGGGCTGAGGTCCATGACGGGTCAGCCGTGGGCGGCCGGGGCCGGCAGGGCCGCGATCCAGCCGAGGACCGGCAAGTCGAACTCGGCCACGATCACCCGGTGCGACGCCGTGAACGGGTCGCACCGGGGCGGCCCGTCACCGGAGTCACATGTGCTGCCGTGAATCAGGAGCACGGTTTCACCGCCTTCGCCTTCGGCGATTGGAACAGCCGACTTCCCTTGATGATGGGGTACGACACCGACGCCTGCTCGTCAGCTCCTGCCCGTCGCTCGGGCCCGCTCAGCGACCTGGGGCGACCGCGCTCCCCCGGCAGCAGGGGCGGAAGCGGTGCCACAAACCTACGATGGCTCGAGAGGGCGCCATCAAGTCGTACCGGCGTTCCGGAGGAGGCCGCGATGGTGGAGCACTTTGTCTGGGTGACGACACGCCGCATCAAGCCGGGCGCGTTGGAGGAGTTCGAGAGGGCCTGGCGCCCGGACCCGTACCCGCGGGAGCTGCGCCGCGCCTACGCGTACTGGTCCGAGGACGGGCAAGAGATCACCGGGGTGTCGTTCTGGGATACCAAGGAAGCGTGCGACTCCTGGCGGGCCTCCGCGGCCGAGACGCAGCGGCGTGAGGCCATGGCCCCTTACATCGTCGAGGAGCAGGAAGGCTTCTACCGCGGCCGCGAACTCGGAGTCGGGCCCGCCTGAACCCCCGCGGTCCTTGTGCCCGTGCCCCGGAACGCCGAGGACGGACAGCACCGGTCCGCCGGCCCACGGACATCGACGCCGGCCCCCATCGACCCTCTGGAGGCGACAATGGAGATATGGCCCCGTAAACCGTCAATCGAGTTGCGAGGTGGCCGATGAGCACTCTCGAAGAACAGATAGACGTCGATATTCCGATCGCTGCGGCCTGGGAACGCCTCCACCGTGCGGAGACCTATCCGCGGTTCGTCGAAGGAGTACGCGAGGCTCGTTCGGAGGACGGGCACCGGACGCGCCTGGACGTCGACGTCGGCGGCCGGGTTCAGGAGTTCGAAGCCGAGATCACCGACCGTGGCAAGGAACACAGGATGGAGTGGCAGACCACGAGCGGTCCCGACCTGGCGGGAACCTTCTCACTGCTGCCCATCGACCAGGAGCACACCCGAGTCCAGGCCCGGATCGAGTACGACCCGGGCACCGTCAAGGAGGCGTTCGGCGGGCCGAAGGGATTCGCCCAGGCGACCGCGATCGAACGGCTTGTACGGGACGACCTCGAGCACTTCAAGGAGTTGGTGGAACGGGAACGGTGAGGCGCCCCCACCGAGTATGACGGCAGTGCGGTCCGCGGCCGTCGTGCCCCATCCGTGCCCTTCAGCACGGCAAACAGCGGTCAGCAACGGTGCCCCGTGCGCCCCCGGACGGGCCGCCCCGCCAGCGCCTGGCCTGGTCAGGCCCCATGTCGGCGCTGAAGGCGCCCGCACCTGGAGGGAGGGAGAAGCTGCTCCCCATCCGGGGTGGCACCGCTTAGTACCGACGCCACACAACCGACCACCCACTGAATTCCCATGCCGCGGTATGAAGGGGATGCAAGCACCGATGACCGAAGGCGGGCGAAAGCCGGGCAAATTCGGGGTGGACCGGTCAGAGGGGTTTGGTGAGCGGTTGCTGGGTTTGCTGCTGGACCGGGCTCACGAGATGCCGCCGCAGTTGATCGCCCCGCTCGTTGCGGAAGAGGTGGCCAGGGTCGGTGGCCGGGACGTCTCGATCCTCTTGCAGGACTACGAACAGACGCTGCTGGTGCCGCTGCCGGGCCGGGGGTTGATGGTTGAGGGCCCCGAACCGGTCGAGGGGTCCCCCGCCGGGGAGGCGTTCCTGAGCCGCAGAACGGTAGAGGTACCGCAGGACGGCACCGTGCGGATGTATTTGCCGCTGCTGGACGGCAGTGACCAGGTCGGGGCGATGGCCATCACCCTGGACAGCATCGACGACGACGACCGGCGGTTGCTGCGCAGACTCGCCGGGCTGGTCGCAGACATGATCGTGACCAAGGACGCCTACACCGACCTGTTCTTCCAGGCCCGACGCCGCACCTCGATGAGCGTGGCCGCAGAGATCCAGTGGTCGTTGCTGCCTCCGCTGTCGATGACGGTTCCGCAGGTCGAGGTAGCCGGAATTCTGGAGCCCGCGTACGACGTGGCCGGCGACAGTTTCGACTACGCCCTCAACGGCGACATCCTTCATGTGGCCATGATCGACGCGATGGGCCACGGCCTGGACGCGGCGACCATGGCGACGGTGGCCATCGGGGCCTACCGCCACACGCGACGGGCCAACACCGGCCTGTCCCAGGTGTACGCATTCATGGACAGGGCCATCGGTGAGCAGTTCGGCAACGATCACTTTGTCACCGCGCAGATGATGCGTCTGAACACCGCCACGGGCCGGCTGCAATGGGTCAATGCCGGCCACCCGGCACCGCTGCTGATCCGTGGCCGCGCCGTGGTGGACCGGTTGGAGAGCCCGACCACATTGCCGGTCGGCTTCGGCGGTGAGGAGCCGGTGGTCAGCGAGCGGATGCTGCAGCCCGGGGACCGGTTGCTGTGTTTCACCGATGGCCTGATCGAAGAGCATCAAGCCGGTGGGGAAGAGTTCGGTGAGGAGCAACTCATCGAGTGGACCAACCGAGCCGTCCGTGACCACACGGCGGTGCGGCCGGTGGTGCGCGCGCTCTCCCACGCCCTGAAACAGGAACGAGGCGGCGTCACCAGCGACGACGCGACCATCTTCCTCATCGAGTGGCGCGGCGGCGACGCCGATCATCTCGCCACCCTCGATTGAGCCGACAGCCGCCGC from Streptomyces sp. NBC_01591 includes:
- a CDS encoding SRPBCC family protein produces the protein MSTLEEQIDVDIPIAAAWERLHRAETYPRFVEGVREARSEDGHRTRLDVDVGGRVQEFEAEITDRGKEHRMEWQTTSGPDLAGTFSLLPIDQEHTRVQARIEYDPGTVKEAFGGPKGFAQATAIERLVRDDLEHFKELVERER
- a CDS encoding PP2C family protein-serine/threonine phosphatase yields the protein MTEGGRKPGKFGVDRSEGFGERLLGLLLDRAHEMPPQLIAPLVAEEVARVGGRDVSILLQDYEQTLLVPLPGRGLMVEGPEPVEGSPAGEAFLSRRTVEVPQDGTVRMYLPLLDGSDQVGAMAITLDSIDDDDRRLLRRLAGLVADMIVTKDAYTDLFFQARRRTSMSVAAEIQWSLLPPLSMTVPQVEVAGILEPAYDVAGDSFDYALNGDILHVAMIDAMGHGLDAATMATVAIGAYRHTRRANTGLSQVYAFMDRAIGEQFGNDHFVTAQMMRLNTATGRLQWVNAGHPAPLLIRGRAVVDRLESPTTLPVGFGGEEPVVSERMLQPGDRLLCFTDGLIEEHQAGGEEFGEEQLIEWTNRAVRDHTAVRPVVRALSHALKQERGGVTSDDATIFLIEWRGGDADHLATLD